From the genome of Lotus japonicus ecotype B-129 chromosome 6, LjGifu_v1.2, one region includes:
- the LOC130722361 gene encoding uncharacterized protein LOC130722361: MPSLQTALPPELANNAIRLYRECLRRAKYIGQRNYNTELLVDMVRQQFKKNIHETDPEKIQKFKDDAARGLINHILYESETMSGRKFSKSPPKRA, translated from the exons ATGCCTTCCCTTCAAACTGCACTGCCTCCTGAGCTCGCCAACAATGCCATTAGG CTTTACCGGGAATGTCTGCGAAGAGCTAAATATATCGGTCAACGG AATTATAACACGGAGCTTCTTGTTGACATGGTGAGACAACAGTTTAAGAAAAACATACATGAGACAGATCCTGAAAAGATTCAAAAGTTCAAGGACGA TGCTGCAAGGGGACTTATCAATCACATACTGTATGAGTCAGAGACGATGTCCGGCCGTAAATTTAGCAAGAGTCCTCCTAAAAGAGCCTAG